From Fusarium oxysporum f. sp. lycopersici 4287 chromosome 13, whole genome shotgun sequence, one genomic window encodes:
- a CDS encoding hypothetical protein (At least one base has a quality score < 10) has translation MATAQVNNFIGMQYAREGNEYEKEDYNFFNQQYATSSYIDVADHNLDPALILKPKDDNDVKSAINYAVEHKVGIAIKSGGHQYSGACSCSGNNVQLDVSNAYKDLKIISNPTIPVPDDRVLVFAGVGNQLQDFLAYLASHGLFAPTGQCAYVCLGGHGQTGGYGQLGRSFGLLGDYITEIRMIDHSGKVQIINKDKNAELFYAIRGGSPGNFGVITHYTIMAFKAKSYMGIENTIKTPKGPVKFQGPRGVKAFWLYNENTLKSLLGFVAAMSDAGNAPRGRDLCVNVLSTDFDITKLFPSFKNDEVWKGLQDTVFRFFPDNIRALLAGKLPPVIVLYAQWCPVGDQQKYDESTDAWFQQFRNLDNFKHGCVHFDEFPADMANMTGHWVFPQRREFPRPYVKRTYATNSKTLGKDGWVNTLVGRLGKICDPYEKLDDANERPVPNPLYDNCKLSAQIQCFGGENSMFYKNGDGSSAYSWRDSTVLQTVDCWYLNINDPNHKMSQNLANQWQNENDGVMIGAKSCFSKTDRRVLWGSWGSWVMASPDVWKTYYEDEAKYQRLGKARAAADPNGTFTANPFAVARQS, from the coding sequence ATGGCTACGGCTCAAGTCAACAACTTCATTGGGATGCAATACGCCCGTGAAGGCAACGAGTATGAAAAAGAGGACTACAACTTCTTCAATCAGCAGTACGCAACCTCATCCTACATAGATGTAGCAGATCATAACCTAGATCCCGCTCTCATTCTCAAACCAAAGGATGACAATGATGTCAAGAGCGCCATCAACTATGCCGTTGAACACAAAGTCGGCATTGCTATCAAGAGTGGCGGTCACCAGTACAGCGGcgcttgttcttgttcaGGCAACAATGTGCAGCTTGATGTGAGCAACGCGTACAAGGACTTGAAAATCATCAGCAATCCAACTATTCCCGTTCCTGATGATAGAGTACTGGTATTTGCTGGTGTCGGCAATCAGCTACAGGACTTTCTGGCTTACCTCGCCAGTCATGGGCTCTTTGCTCCCACGGGTCAATGCGCCTATGTGTGCCTTGGTGGCCACGGACAGACCGGAGGTTATGGCCAACTTGGACGCAGCtttggccttcttggtgaTTACATCACCGAGATTCGCATGATCGACCACAGCGGCAAagtccagatcatcaacaaagataAGAATGCTGAGCTCTTTTATGCCATCCGCGGTGGCAGTCCTGGCAACTTTGGTGTTATTACGCACTATACCATCATGGCATTCAAAGCCAAGAGCTACATGGGCATCGAAAACACGATCAAGACCCCCAAAGGCCCAGTCAAGTTCCAGGGACCCCGCGGAGTCAAGGCCTTCTGGCTTTACAATGAGAACACTCTTAAGTCTCTTTTGGGATTTGTTGCAGCCATGTCTGATGCAGGCAACGCGCCCCGGGGTCGCGATCTTTGCGTCAACGTCCTTAGCACGGACTTTGATATCACCAAGCTTTTTCCTTCGTTCAAGAACGATGAAGTATGGAAAGGCCTTCAAGACACAGTCTTTCGATTCTTCCCTGACAACATCCGTGCCCTACTGGCTGGTAAACTGCCCCCTGTCATCGTCCTCTACGCACAATGGTGCCCGGTTGGGGATCAACAGAAGTATGACGAAAGCACAGATGCGTGGTTCCAGCAATTTCGGAATCTGGACAATTTCAAGCATGGTTGTGTTCACTTCGATGAGTTTCCTGCAGACATGGCCAACATGACAGGCCACTGGGTATTCCCCCAACGTCGAGAGTTCCCTCGTCCATATGTCAAGCGAACGTATGCCACCAACTCAAAGACTCTGGGTAAAGATGGCTGGGTCAACACGCTGGTTGGAAGACTTGGCAAGATCTGCGATCCATACGAGAAGCTGGACGATGCGAACGAGAGACCGGTACCGAATCCCCTCTACGATAACTGTAAGCTCTCTGCCCAGATCCAGTGCTTCGGCGGAGAGAATTCGATGTTCTACAAGAATGGGGACGGTAGTTCTGCATATAGTTGGAGAGATTCAACCGTTCTCCAAACTGTGGACTGTTGGTATCTGAACATAAACGACCCAAATCATAAAATGTCGCAAAATCTCGCGAATCAATGGCAGAACGAGAACGACGGCGTGATGATTGGTGCCAAGAGCTGTTTCAGTAAGACTGACAGACGCGTTCTTTGGGGTTCCTGGGGCTCCTGGGTTATGGCTAGCCCTGACGTCTGGAAGACTTATTATGAAGATGAGGCCAAGTACCAGAGGCTGGGCAAGGCCAGGGCGGCAGCTGATCCAAATGGTACCTTTACTGCGAATCCATTTGCTGTTGCACGCCAAAGTTAG
- a CDS encoding hypothetical protein (At least one base has a quality score < 10): protein MAALDTLPIELITHVASYLSPQYVKTLSRTNWFMRHAVVGVLFRTLYIPCPLASTRALEELIHKYQNFISRVHLHVYFQPNMEEKPHDGPMPSVWGAASTDTLKRIVRGDILSNVSSFVVEFNARNFEHDGWWGETASWSDPNMLGSIVDNEDNWDQTLQQETRDYMANASAWETPEWESFLGRLQVLEIGVFGGEDGDCWHTKPEFAEFIGNLPHFVMRHARNVRHLTLEASPDGLFGGASTNYCIPLPLKEDHFLFLHSLTLKNIMIGPELVEFLTSRVDSFEELELYDCMCDGPDWEYGSDRELDPVTWAGLWKAIRESNIRLFKVSVVQSRTPPLMWREGDRKEFETIEDSVEAARIRKMLEEDTLLCRRLEANAEYKAVELAW from the exons ATGGCCGCTCTTGACACCCTACCTATCGAACTTATCACACATGTCGCCAGCTATCTGTCACCTCAATATGTCAAAACCTTGAGCCGCACGAACTGGTTCATGCGCCATGCTGTTGTTGGGGTCCTGTTCCGAACCCTCTACATTCCTTGCCCGCTGGCATCCACGCGTGCTCTAGAGGAGCTCATCCACAAGTACCAAAACTTCATCTCTAGAGTTCACTTGCATGTATACTTCCAACCCAACATGGAAGAAAAACCCCACGACGGTCCTATGCCCAGCGTATGGGGGGCAGCCTCAACTGACACACTCAAGAGAATCGTGCGAGGCGATATCCTCAGCAATGTCAGTTCTTTCGTTGTCGAGTTTAATGCGAGAAATTTTGAGCATGATGGCTGGTGGGGAGAAACCGCATCTTGGTCAGATCCAAATATGCTTGGCAGTATTGTTGACAATGAGGACAACTGGGATCAGACACTGCAACAAGAAACGCGAGATTATATGGC GAACGCTTCCGCATGGGAAACGCCGGAATGGGAGTCCTTTCTCGGAAGGCTGCAGGTTTTGGAGATTGGTGTCTTTGGCGGCGAAGACGGCGATTGTTGGCACACGAAGCCCGAATTTGCAGAGTTTATCGGGAATTTGCCGCACTTCGTCATGAGACATGCGCGAAACGTTCGGCATCTTACTCTCGAAGCCAGCCCTGACGGTCTATTTGGAGGGGCATCTACCAACTACTGCATCCCTCTGCCTTTGAAGGAAGACCACTTCCTATTCCTCCACTCACTCACGCTCAAGAATATCATGATCGGACCTGAACTGGTAGAGTTTCTCACCAGCCGAGTCGATAGctttgaggagcttgagctATATGACTGTATGTGTGACGGGCCTGATTGGGAATACGGATCTGATAGAGAACTAGACCCCGTGACTTGGGCTGGTCTCTGGAAAGCCATTCGGGAGAGCAATATACGACTTTTCAAGGTGTCTGTCGTGCAAAGCAGAACACCTCCGCTTATGTGGCGGGAGGGTGATAGAAAGGAGTTTGAGACCATTGAGGATTCTGTGGAAGCTGCGAGGATTCGAAAGATGCTTGAGGAGGATACCCTACTGTGTCGGCGGTTGGAAGCTAATGCTGAGTATAAAGCAGTAGAATTAGCTTGGTAG
- a CDS encoding hypothetical protein (At least one base has a quality score < 10): MSDTESLIQKHSLSEFLVDLNGTITDPTTAVENHWQDVCKEIGVDPEVILETSHGRRSLDVLELLVPAYVNWDFVKRIEAAIPVNLGHLATAESVKVGKPDPTCYFLGHKGLGSDGHDRKTMLVTEERLAGIRAGKVVGFKVTGLSDESYIRTIHKGSRPSRLRKDK; the protein is encoded by the exons ATGTCTGATACCGAGTCACTAATCCAAAAGCACAGTCTTTCTGAGTTCCTCGTCGATCTTAATGGCACCATTACTGATCCAACGACTGCAGTTGAGAACCACTGGCAGGA TGTCTGCAAAGAAATCGGCGTAGATCCCGAGGTCATCCTTGAGACATCTCATGGACGACGTAGCCTGGATGTTCTTGAATTGTTGGTACCTGCGTATGTTAACTGGGATT TTGTCAAGCGAATCGAAGCTGCTATTCCAGTAaatcttggccatcttgCTACCGCCGAGTCCGTCAAGGTCGGCAAGCCTGATCCGACATGTTACTTTCTTGGACACAAGGGCCTGGGGTCCGATGGCCATGATAGAAAGACTATGCTGGTCACTGAGGAGAGGCTTGCTGGCATTAGGGCCGGCAAAGTTGTAGGTTTTAAGGTTACTGGGCTTAGTGACGAGTCATACATACGAACAA TCCACAAAGGGTCCCGGCCATCAAGGCTCAGGAAGGACAAATGA